A genome region from Clostridium pasteurianum includes the following:
- the lacB gene encoding galactose-6-phosphate isomerase subunit LacB, producing MVISIGSDHIVPDIKMKISEYLKSKGHEVIDNGTYDFVRTHYPIYGKRAAEKVASGEADLGVILCGTGVGISNSANKVKGVRAALVRDVGTARYAKEYLNANIIAVGGRITGIGLIENIIDAFLEAQYKPTKENKEIIEGIDSLIKDDEGQFGNEHFFDEFIEKWDNGGYPKE from the coding sequence ATGGTAATTTCAATTGGTTCAGATCATATAGTTCCCGATATAAAAATGAAGATTTCAGAGTATTTAAAATCAAAAGGTCATGAGGTTATTGATAATGGTACTTATGATTTTGTAAGAACACATTATCCTATATATGGTAAAAGGGCAGCTGAAAAAGTTGCATCAGGTGAGGCAGATTTAGGAGTTATTTTGTGTGGAACTGGAGTTGGAATATCAAATTCAGCAAACAAAGTAAAAGGAGTAAGAGCAGCATTAGTTAGAGATGTAGGAACAGCAAGATATGCAAAAGAATATTTAAATGCAAATATTATAGCTGTTGGTGGAAGAATAACAGGAATAGGTTTAATTGAGAATATAATAGATGCTTTTCTTGAAGCACAGTACAAGCCTACTAAGGAAAATAAAGAAATAATAGAGGGAATTGATTCACTAATAAAGGACGATGAGGGTCAATTCGGAAATGAGCATTTCTTTGATGAATTCATAGAAAAATGGGACAACGGTGGATATCCAAAGGAATAA
- a CDS encoding ABC transporter ATP-binding protein, whose product MAVLKAENITKVYGDKRGGLKVKALDKFSINVEKGEFVGVMGPSGSGKSTLLNILATIDTPSAGEIFINGVNLAELDEKKAALFRRKELGFIFQDFNLLDSLSIKENIVLPLVLEKMNVNEIEKRVNNIASLLNIEGILEKRPYETSGGQQQRAACARALIHNPSIILADEPTGNLDSKASEDVMEALENLNDKNKVTIMMVTHDPFAASFCKRIVMIKDGKHFLEIVKGSNRQAFFKEIMDSLTLIGGR is encoded by the coding sequence ATGGCAGTATTAAAGGCTGAAAATATAACTAAAGTTTATGGTGATAAAAGAGGAGGTCTCAAGGTAAAAGCTCTTGATAAATTCAGTATAAATGTCGAAAAGGGAGAATTTGTAGGTGTTATGGGTCCATCTGGAAGTGGGAAAAGTACACTTTTAAATATTCTTGCAACTATAGATACTCCATCTGCAGGAGAAATTTTTATAAATGGCGTTAATTTAGCTGAACTTGATGAAAAAAAAGCAGCTTTATTTAGAAGAAAGGAATTAGGCTTTATATTTCAGGATTTTAATCTTTTAGATTCACTGTCAATAAAGGAAAATATAGTGCTTCCACTAGTACTTGAGAAAATGAACGTCAATGAAATAGAAAAAAGAGTTAATAATATAGCTTCTTTATTAAATATAGAAGGAATCTTAGAGAAAAGACCTTATGAAACTTCAGGAGGACAACAGCAGAGAGCAGCATGTGCAAGAGCACTAATCCATAATCCATCTATAATACTTGCTGATGAACCTACTGGAAATCTTGATTCAAAGGCATCGGAGGATGTAATGGAGGCTTTAGAAAACTTAAATGACAAAAATAAAGTTACAATAATGATGGTTACTCACGATCCATTTGCCGCAAGTTTTTGTAAGAGAATTGTAATGATTAAGGATGGAAAACACTTCTTAGAAATCGTAAAGGGAAGTAATCGTCAGGCTTTCTTCAAAGAAATTATGGATTCTCTTACCCTTATAGGAGGCAGATAG
- a CDS encoding sensor histidine kinase, with protein MKLSDFIKDRIGYIVVYIISTALAILVMNLTLVINKIYISGANIFYAFIISGVLLIVFFIYDYYRNSEFYSQLNLILKSTGDFDCILNIGSGHTREQRMIKIILSKLYRSFENKKVKYEEVHKEYIYFVNQWVHQMKTPVSVINLILQDEIDEEHRELFQSISEENEKLQQGLDTMLYNARLNEFDLDFTVEALDIIKVLRKAINANKKSLIRYHIFPKLMEDKNVIVETDKKWIYFVINQIVINAIKYSRVKEGNNKHIIFYIKKEVSKTILSIKDEGIGIPKEDLTRVFNAFFTGKNGRKTDESTGMGMYLAKKICDKLGHDILVKSEEGKGAEFSIIFYGNKSIFKL; from the coding sequence ATGAAATTAAGTGATTTCATTAAGGATAGAATAGGATATATAGTTGTTTATATTATTAGTACCGCACTGGCTATTCTTGTGATGAATTTAACCTTAGTAATAAATAAGATTTATATTTCAGGTGCTAATATATTTTATGCGTTTATTATTTCTGGAGTTTTGCTAATAGTGTTTTTTATTTATGATTATTACAGGAATAGTGAGTTTTATAGTCAGTTAAATTTAATATTAAAATCAACAGGAGATTTTGATTGTATATTGAATATAGGCAGTGGGCATACCAGGGAACAGAGAATGATTAAAATAATTTTATCAAAACTGTATAGATCTTTTGAAAATAAAAAAGTGAAATATGAAGAAGTGCACAAAGAGTACATATATTTTGTTAATCAGTGGGTACATCAGATGAAAACTCCAGTATCTGTTATTAATCTTATACTTCAAGATGAAATTGATGAGGAGCATCGAGAGTTATTCCAAAGTATATCAGAAGAAAATGAAAAGCTTCAGCAGGGTCTTGATACAATGCTTTATAATGCTAGGCTTAATGAATTTGATCTCGATTTTACCGTAGAAGCTCTTGATATAATTAAAGTTTTAAGGAAGGCTATTAATGCCAATAAAAAGTCGCTTATACGTTATCATATATTTCCTAAGTTAATGGAAGATAAAAATGTAATAGTAGAAACTGATAAAAAGTGGATTTACTTTGTAATAAATCAAATAGTTATAAATGCTATAAAATATTCAAGGGTTAAGGAAGGAAATAATAAACATATTATTTTTTATATAAAAAAAGAGGTCTCTAAAACCATATTATCTATAAAAGATGAAGGGATAGGAATACCTAAGGAAGATTTAACGAGAGTATTTAATGCTTTTTTTACAGGTAAAAATGGAAGAAAAACAGATGAATCTACAGGTATGGGTATGTATCTTGCGAAAAAAATATGCGATAAATTAGGGCATGATATTTTGGTTAAATCAGAGGAAGGGAAAGGTGCTGAATTTTCTATTATATTTTACGGTAATAAAAGCATATTTAAATTATAG
- a CDS encoding response regulator transcription factor produces MYSIMIIEDDKKLNNLIKNHLEKYGYKVYSVKDFSNVKGEFISSNPELILMDINLPLYDGFYWCRDIRTISNVPIIFISARDSDMDQVMAIENGGDDYITKPFSYDVLLAKIKGVIRRVYGSYAENTDSEVFEIKGLFLYINQSTIEYQGKKVELSKKEFQLLHVLLKNEGKIVSRETLLEVLWNDVDFVDDNTLSVNMTRVRKRLEDIGIKDVIETKRGQGYKLISNW; encoded by the coding sequence ATGTATAGCATAATGATAATTGAAGACGATAAAAAACTGAATAATCTTATAAAAAATCATCTCGAAAAGTATGGTTATAAAGTTTATTCTGTAAAGGATTTTTCAAATGTAAAAGGAGAATTTATAAGTAGCAACCCGGAACTAATTTTAATGGATATAAATTTACCACTATATGATGGATTTTATTGGTGTAGAGATATAAGAACTATTTCAAATGTTCCTATAATATTTATATCTGCTAGAGATTCTGATATGGATCAAGTTATGGCTATTGAAAATGGTGGTGATGATTACATAACTAAGCCTTTTTCCTATGATGTTCTTCTTGCAAAAATAAAAGGTGTTATAAGAAGGGTTTATGGAAGCTATGCAGAAAATACTGACAGTGAGGTTTTTGAGATAAAAGGATTATTTTTATATATAAATCAGAGTACAATAGAGTACCAGGGGAAAAAAGTTGAACTCAGCAAAAAGGAGTTCCAACTTCTACATGTGCTTTTAAAAAATGAGGGCAAAATTGTTTCTAGAGAAACGCTGCTTGAAGTTTTGTGGAATGATGTTGACTTTGTTGATGACAATACATTATCTGTGAATATGACTAGGGTGAGAAAGAGATTAGAGGATATAGGTATTAAAGATGTTATTGAGACTAAACGTGGACAAGGATATAAACTGATAAGCAATTGGTAA
- a CDS encoding tagatose bisphosphate family class II aldolase, protein MLVTTKGLLVKAQKEHYAVPAFNIHNLETFRVVVETASELNSPVIIAGTPGTIDYSGEDYLVAIAKAAAAKHTNIPIAMHLDHFQDVERLKHCVDVGFTSAMIDASKMSFEDNIKTTREVVEYAHLNGTVVEAELGMLGGREEDVVVSDKDAMYTNPDSAKEFVEKTGIDSLAVAIGTAHGLYKGEPKLDFERLKEIREKVSIPLVLHGASDVPEDLVKKAIELGICKVNIATDLKIPFANAVKKYFKENPDANDPRHYMTPGKEAMKQIVINKIKMCGSEGKA, encoded by the coding sequence ATGTTAGTAACAACAAAGGGATTATTAGTTAAAGCACAAAAAGAACATTATGCAGTACCAGCATTTAATATACACAATCTTGAAACATTTAGAGTAGTAGTTGAAACAGCCAGTGAATTAAATTCACCAGTAATAATTGCAGGAACTCCTGGAACTATAGATTACAGCGGTGAGGATTATTTAGTAGCTATAGCTAAAGCAGCTGCAGCAAAGCATACAAATATACCGATAGCAATGCATTTAGACCATTTTCAGGATGTAGAAAGACTTAAGCACTGCGTAGATGTAGGATTTACATCCGCAATGATAGATGCATCAAAAATGTCTTTTGAGGACAATATTAAAACAACAAGAGAAGTAGTAGAATATGCACATTTAAATGGTACAGTTGTAGAAGCAGAGCTTGGAATGCTTGGTGGTAGAGAAGAAGATGTGGTTGTAAGTGATAAAGATGCAATGTATACGAACCCTGATTCAGCAAAAGAATTTGTAGAGAAAACAGGAATAGATTCACTTGCAGTTGCAATAGGTACTGCTCATGGGTTATATAAAGGAGAGCCAAAGCTAGATTTTGAAAGGCTTAAGGAAATAAGAGAAAAGGTATCAATTCCTTTAGTACTTCATGGAGCTTCAGATGTACCTGAGGATTTAGTTAAAAAGGCAATTGAACTTGGAATATGCAAAGTAAATATTGCAACAGATTTAAAAATACCTTTTGCCAATGCAGTTAAAAAATATTTCAAAGAAAATCCAGATGCAAATGATCCAAGACATTATATGACTCCAGGAAAAGAAGCTATGAAACAAATAGTTATTAATAAGATTAAAATGTGCGGGAGCGAGGGAAAAGCTTGA
- the lacA gene encoding galactose-6-phosphate isomerase subunit LacA: protein MKIAIGSDTDGFELKEHLKKYLEGKGIEVIDKTPEKGLNLVQSTSLVAEAIMNKEVERGIAIDEYGAGSFMVGAKHKGVICAEVSDEHSSKMTSQHNNANMLAIGAGIVGKRLAEGMLDAYIAEKYAGGRHQIRVDMLNKML, encoded by the coding sequence ATGAAAATAGCAATAGGATCTGATACAGATGGTTTTGAATTAAAAGAGCATTTGAAAAAGTATCTGGAAGGTAAGGGGATTGAAGTAATAGATAAAACTCCAGAAAAAGGACTTAATCTTGTACAATCAACAAGTTTAGTTGCAGAAGCAATCATGAACAAGGAAGTAGAAAGAGGTATAGCAATAGATGAATATGGTGCAGGTTCTTTTATGGTTGGAGCAAAGCATAAGGGAGTAATATGTGCGGAAGTTTCAGATGAACATTCATCTAAAATGACAAGCCAGCATAATAATGCTAACATGCTTGCAATTGGTGCAGGAATTGTTGGAAAAAGACTTGCAGAGGGAATGCTTGATGCTTATATAGCTGAAAAGTACGCTGGTGGAAGACATCAAATAAGAGTAGATATGCTAAATAAAATGCTATAA
- a CDS encoding 1-phosphofructokinase: MITIVNLNASVDKRYEIEDIVKGKVMRARAVENTAGGKGLHVANVAHILGEDIVATGYVGGKTGEFIEDKLNEIGIKSNFVKIKADTRECLAFITDDLVQTEVLEPGPAVTLEEQNKFAKLYDELLDNSNVIAASGSAPKNVPKNIYAELIEKANKKNKKFLLDTSGELLKEGIKAKPFLIKPNKDELEMLTGKAVIDEKDIISHVKTLNNSGIKCVIVSLGAGGSLVCFDGKLFRVTIPKVHAVNPVGSGDSLVGGFAVGIERGYNIEKIIALGTACGTANAMIKETGWVEVNTVKDIMEKVKIQRM; this comes from the coding sequence TTGATTACCATTGTAAACTTAAATGCATCTGTTGATAAAAGATATGAGATAGAAGATATAGTTAAAGGAAAGGTAATGAGAGCAAGAGCTGTTGAAAATACAGCAGGCGGCAAAGGCCTTCATGTTGCCAATGTAGCTCATATTCTGGGTGAAGATATTGTCGCAACAGGTTATGTTGGCGGCAAAACAGGTGAATTTATAGAAGATAAGTTAAATGAAATCGGAATAAAAAGTAATTTTGTTAAAATAAAAGCTGATACCAGAGAATGTCTGGCATTTATAACAGATGATCTGGTTCAGACAGAGGTTTTAGAGCCAGGCCCTGCAGTTACCTTAGAAGAGCAGAATAAATTTGCAAAGCTTTATGATGAGCTTTTGGACAACTCCAATGTAATAGCTGCCTCAGGAAGTGCGCCTAAGAATGTGCCTAAAAATATATATGCAGAGCTTATAGAAAAAGCAAATAAAAAGAATAAAAAATTTCTTTTAGATACCAGCGGAGAATTATTAAAAGAGGGTATAAAAGCAAAACCATTTTTAATAAAACCTAATAAGGATGAACTTGAAATGCTTACAGGAAAAGCAGTAATAGATGAAAAAGATATTATAAGTCATGTAAAAACTTTAAATAACAGTGGAATAAAATGCGTTATAGTATCATTGGGAGCAGGTGGCTCTTTGGTATGTTTTGATGGAAAACTATTTAGAGTAACAATACCAAAAGTACACGCAGTAAATCCAGTAGGTTCAGGAGATTCGTTAGTTGGTGGTTTTGCAGTTGGAATAGAAAGAGGTTATAATATTGAGAAAATCATAGCACTTGGTACAGCCTGTGGTACAGCAAATGCTATGATAAAAGAAACAGGTTGGGTTGAAGTCAATACTGTTAAAGATATAATGGAAAAAGTTAAAATACAGAGAATGTAG